The Methanocalculus natronophilus genome window below encodes:
- a CDS encoding tetratricopeptide repeat protein, whose translation MDLWKRQSDPSPREEAERLLERGLSSLRNGDYADALSHFDAVVALDPGYYEAWKGKGEAYLQLHEFERSAGSFEQAFTIRKGDEATKQAYAFSLLSLGKIDDALRALDLKIHPDALYDLISLVKTLLSIERNTDALYLLERTLSIDPGDAYSWCLRGVILSRIAHSGTRLPSGEEIHSDQEETLLWYLRSAIRSFNKALEMKPDCILAIKGIGDAHLALHEYREASRMFERALASRRDDSSLKRQYAFALLGLGRTDDAVDVLDAALQPEALTDLVSKGKELYLEGRYGDSLAIIERAVDLVPGDPELCCMKGGILYRLGRYDEALASYQQAERTCRESETGKGAQDILGDVLLLCMKGTILCRLKRYDEALETYDLALSRLPDAASLWYLRGRALDFLWHYEDAVESYSRAFEYALSDEDTPDSVRMAYVPDPVKILRQKGLSLWNLGRYDEAIVSFDNALEIGPDDFECWFSRGSLLQIMERYEDAIDSYAHVLETKPDYFEAWLNSGSAALAIDRDSDALAFLDRAVALREDDPDGWSLRAVALMKLGEAEASFESLQKTLVYRPDDRKAILASGRLLMDFGRYAEAKDAFERLLVEESSNAILWLLHGSASESLGKSDEAADSYSRARALRPSDPIVLKKTADLHLSTGEFTEALADYTALINTGSADAGTYLNRGRALVGLGRLAEAIDSYSRARDHDPDLPGVLLEYGLILQRLGRNNDALSVLDELLDQNLPDMSYWYARGAALHGLNRNEEAVFALQHALSLDPNNTRILETYGSALSALQRYEEAVEAFKHVITDDSDSLTLLADYGSSLLALSRYEDAAPFLERACQLANDDPVLLYKYGVALYHLGCREEALAVFLQVLDIDFAHDGALQYATDLLVSFERYDEALSLFERMDKPDYDQVLCKAEALQKLERDADAALAYAEALAMRDDDFRIWQKLGECQLRAGNSADATTSFERAVSLSPDDPLLLEAYGDALWEGSRIDEAVLIYQRASLLSPDDPVLIGKIADCLLHLERLDEACVAFDSLASFSGVSPTVLRRRGDLLSHLHRMDEAAASYEEALRLDPGDQASALGLGCAYLALHRYGDAEPVFQALMQSGYDDPVLWEKYGFLLEELGRLDEALNAYLHLPEFPDSRRGTLLSLLGRHDEAVAAFEAHSDVSMLDTEARIAYTRSLGNLGRGGEALGLLGKLETDVAAEPRVLLLAASLLEREERFDEALAAYDQLLSDESVDGWVEKGDLLYSLGRYEEAFLSFESALRFNPDDTELLLRSGRSLLQLERYGEAIAFFGYLLEIDPDHEEARSSRDHAQGRLEMWDAGAAPSGETGDLTYLDLIQSGDALSASGKLTEAVDSYAAALQIRNDDPALWQKIGNCQSALERYDDAAISYEEAVVLQPDSALLLEQAGDALMLADRRDDALMALERASLLSPDNTDLLEKIADYTSLQADSHSLDEPHFSHDETSPPDETSPPDEDLLEADHIPEDDFFMQAHDIIDQLDLSDEADLPHQEPWQDELDEAASA comes from the coding sequence GAGAACGCTCTCAATTGATCCGGGTGATGCCTACTCCTGGTGCTTACGGGGTGTTATCCTCTCACGGATTGCCCATTCTGGCACCCGGCTCCCTTCAGGTGAAGAGATCCATTCCGATCAAGAGGAGACGCTTCTCTGGTATCTCCGATCAGCAATTCGTTCCTTCAATAAAGCCCTTGAGATGAAGCCCGACTGTATTTTGGCAATCAAAGGTATTGGTGATGCACATCTTGCATTGCATGAATATAGGGAGGCTTCCCGGATGTTTGAACGGGCTCTTGCAAGCAGGAGAGACGACTCATCTCTGAAAAGGCAGTATGCATTCGCGCTTCTTGGCCTTGGCAGAACTGACGATGCAGTTGATGTCCTTGATGCAGCTCTTCAGCCCGAGGCTCTCACCGATCTCGTCTCAAAAGGAAAAGAGCTGTATCTGGAAGGGCGGTATGGCGACTCCCTGGCGATCATTGAGCGGGCCGTGGATCTTGTGCCAGGTGATCCCGAACTCTGCTGCATGAAGGGAGGCATCCTCTATCGTCTTGGGAGATATGATGAAGCCCTTGCGTCCTATCAGCAGGCAGAACGAACCTGCAGGGAGAGTGAAACCGGAAAGGGGGCACAAGACATACTTGGGGATGTACTGCTTCTCTGTATGAAAGGTACAATCCTCTGCCGCCTGAAACGCTATGATGAAGCTCTTGAAACCTATGATCTGGCACTGTCCCGCCTTCCTGATGCGGCCTCTCTCTGGTATCTCCGTGGGAGGGCTCTTGATTTTCTCTGGCACTATGAGGATGCAGTGGAGAGCTATTCCAGGGCTTTTGAATATGCTCTCTCTGATGAGGACACTCCCGATTCTGTCCGGATGGCATATGTTCCGGATCCTGTAAAGATACTGAGGCAAAAAGGCCTCTCTCTCTGGAATCTCGGAAGATATGACGAAGCAATCGTCTCTTTTGATAACGCACTTGAGATCGGGCCGGATGATTTCGAATGCTGGTTCTCGCGGGGATCGCTGTTGCAGATTATGGAGCGGTACGAGGATGCGATCGACTCCTATGCCCATGTTCTTGAAACGAAGCCTGATTATTTTGAGGCATGGCTGAACAGCGGGTCGGCGGCACTCGCAATCGACCGTGATTCTGATGCTCTGGCGTTTCTTGACCGGGCAGTTGCCCTCCGCGAGGATGACCCGGATGGCTGGTCGCTTCGGGCAGTTGCCCTCATGAAACTCGGAGAGGCTGAAGCGTCCTTTGAATCCCTGCAGAAGACCCTTGTCTATCGACCCGATGATCGAAAGGCGATACTGGCAAGCGGCAGGCTCCTCATGGACTTTGGCCGGTATGCTGAAGCAAAAGACGCATTTGAGCGTTTACTTGTTGAAGAAAGCTCAAACGCAATCCTCTGGCTGCTTCATGGATCTGCCTCCGAGTCTCTTGGCAAGTCAGATGAAGCAGCGGACTCATATTCACGTGCCCGTGCTCTCCGACCATCGGATCCAATCGTTCTCAAAAAAACAGCAGATCTACATCTTAGTACCGGAGAGTTCACTGAAGCCCTTGCAGACTATACCGCTCTCATAAACACCGGATCGGCCGATGCGGGCACCTATCTGAACCGTGGCCGTGCTCTTGTGGGTCTTGGGCGTCTTGCGGAGGCGATTGATTCCTATTCCCGTGCACGTGATCATGATCCGGATCTTCCCGGTGTACTTCTGGAATATGGGCTCATCCTTCAGCGCCTTGGGAGGAATAATGACGCACTTTCGGTACTGGATGAGTTATTGGATCAGAATTTGCCAGATATGTCCTACTGGTATGCAAGGGGTGCTGCACTTCATGGTCTGAACAGAAACGAGGAAGCAGTTTTTGCGCTCCAGCATGCTCTCTCTCTGGATCCCAATAATACACGTATCCTGGAAACCTATGGATCTGCTCTGTCTGCTCTCCAGAGGTATGAAGAGGCTGTTGAAGCGTTTAAGCATGTCATCACAGATGATTCGGATTCACTCACCCTGCTGGCAGACTATGGATCTTCACTGCTTGCACTTTCCAGGTATGAAGACGCGGCCCCGTTTCTTGAGAGAGCCTGCCAGCTTGCCAATGATGATCCCGTTCTCCTCTATAAGTATGGCGTTGCGCTCTATCACCTCGGTTGCCGTGAAGAGGCTCTTGCTGTCTTTCTGCAGGTACTTGACATTGATTTTGCTCATGACGGTGCGCTGCAGTATGCAACAGATCTGCTTGTATCTTTTGAGAGATATGACGAGGCGCTATCACTCTTTGAGAGGATGGATAAACCTGATTATGACCAGGTGCTCTGCAAGGCAGAGGCGCTCCAAAAGCTTGAGAGAGACGCTGATGCTGCCCTCGCCTATGCAGAGGCTCTCGCCATGCGTGATGATGACTTCAGGATCTGGCAGAAGCTGGGAGAATGCCAGCTCAGGGCCGGGAATTCTGCTGATGCCACCACCTCATTTGAACGGGCAGTCTCACTCTCTCCTGATGATCCGCTGCTGCTTGAAGCCTATGGAGATGCGCTCTGGGAAGGCAGCAGGATCGATGAAGCTGTTTTGATCTACCAGCGTGCCTCTCTTCTCTCTCCTGATGATCCCGTGTTGATCGGCAAAATTGCAGACTGTCTCCTCCACCTTGAGAGGCTTGATGAAGCATGTGTTGCATTTGACAGTCTTGCCTCTTTTTCAGGCGTATCTCCAACAGTTTTACGGAGGAGAGGTGATCTGCTCTCCCACCTGCACAGGATGGATGAAGCAGCTGCATCATATGAAGAGGCACTCAGGCTGGATCCTGGAGATCAGGCATCAGCTCTTGGTCTTGGGTGTGCGTACCTGGCGCTCCATCGGTATGGGGATGCTGAACCAGTCTTTCAGGCGCTTATGCAAAGCGGTTATGATGATCCGGTTCTCTGGGAGAAGTATGGCTTTCTGCTTGAAGAGCTTGGACGTCTGGATGAAGCATTGAACGCGTACCTCCACCTGCCTGAATTCCCCGACTCCAGGAGAGGCACACTCCTCTCCCTCCTCGGGCGGCATGATGAGGCGGTTGCTGCCTTTGAGGCTCACTCTGATGTATCAATGCTTGATACAGAGGCGCGTATCGCCTATACCCGCTCCCTTGGCAATCTTGGGAGAGGAGGGGAGGCTCTTGGGCTTCTTGGAAAACTCGAAACTGACGTGGCAGCAGAACCCCGGGTTCTCCTCCTGGCTGCCTCACTCCTTGAGAGAGAGGAGCGCTTTGATGAAGCGCTTGCTGCCTATGATCAGCTGCTCTCAGACGAATCTGTGGATGGATGGGTGGAAAAGGGCGATCTCCTCTACAGTCTCGGCAGGTATGAAGAGGCATTTCTCTCATTTGAGTCTGCACTCCGTTTTAATCCTGATGATACGGAGCTTCTTCTCAGATCCGGCCGCAGCCTTCTGCAGCTGGAGCGTTATGGAGAGGCGATTGCTTTCTTCGGATATCTCCTTGAGATTGATCCCGATCATGAAGAGGCACGAAGCTCCCGGGATCATGCGCAGGGCAGACTTGAGATGTGGGACGCTGGTGCAGCACCATCCGGAGAAACCGGGGATCTAACATATCTGGATCTTATCCAGTCCGGTGACGCCCTCTCTGCGAGCGGAAAGCTGACTGAAGCTGTTGATTCATATGCAGCTGCCCTGCAGATCCGAAATGATGATCCGGCTCTCTGGCAGAAGATTGGAAACTGCCAGTCTGCGCTTGAGCGTTATGACGACGCTGCCATATCGTATGAGGAGGCTGTGGTGCTCCAACCCGATAGTGCTCTGCTTCTTGAACAAGCAGGTGACGCACTGATGCTGGCAGACAGAAGAGATGACGCTCTCATGGCTCTGGAGCGTGCTTCTCTTCTCTCTCCGGACAATACCGATCTGCTGGAAAAAATCGCTGACTACACCTCCCTTCAGGCAGATTCTCACAGTCTGGATGAACCTCACTTTTCTCATGACGAAACGTCTCCTCCTGATGAAACGTCTCCTCCAGATGAGGATCTCCTGGAAGCAGATCATATTCCAGAGGATGACTTTTTCATGCAGGCGCATGATATCATCGATCAGCTTGATCTCTCAGACGAAGCAGATCTCCCGCATCAGGAACCATGGCAAGATGAGTTGGATGAAGCTGCATCTGCAGA
- a CDS encoding PPK2 family polyphosphate kinase, whose product MIKESFIEKLLVKPGKLVSLTDFNTGWAQTEELKGEGKNAVKSRAADILEENKEALTSAQELLWADNRYAILVILQGMDTSGKDGTIKHVMSGVNPQGCRVTSFGVPTQYELDHSFLWRFWKALPRRGEIGIFNRSYYEDVLVPKVHPAILDGQRLPPGYGTEAFWDARYRDIVTFEQHLIENGTIILKVFFNISKKEQKNRLISRLKTEKKHWKFSLSDLTERQYWEVYQASYEKAFYRTSTNEAPWYIIPADYKWVARTVVADLLVRTINRLDLRYPETTKERMRELEEALINLENE is encoded by the coding sequence GTGATCAAAGAGAGTTTCATAGAGAAGTTACTTGTAAAGCCGGGTAAATTGGTCAGTCTGACCGATTTTAATACCGGTTGGGCACAGACTGAAGAATTAAAGGGAGAAGGGAAGAATGCGGTAAAATCCAGGGCTGCAGATATTCTTGAGGAGAATAAGGAAGCGCTCACCTCAGCTCAGGAACTCCTCTGGGCTGATAACCGGTATGCAATTTTGGTCATCCTCCAGGGTATGGATACCTCTGGAAAGGACGGGACAATCAAACACGTGATGTCCGGAGTAAATCCACAGGGGTGCAGGGTCACGAGCTTTGGAGTTCCGACACAATATGAGCTGGATCATAGCTTTCTCTGGCGGTTCTGGAAAGCATTGCCACGGAGAGGTGAGATCGGAATCTTCAACCGATCCTATTATGAAGATGTCCTGGTTCCAAAGGTACACCCTGCTATCCTGGACGGCCAGCGTCTTCCACCCGGGTATGGAACTGAAGCGTTCTGGGATGCCAGGTATCGGGATATCGTTACATTTGAGCAGCATTTAATCGAAAATGGAACAATTATCCTGAAAGTTTTTTTCAATATCTCAAAGAAAGAGCAGAAGAACCGGCTGATCTCCCGGTTGAAGACTGAGAAGAAGCACTGGAAATTCTCACTTTCAGACCTCACAGAACGGCAGTACTGGGAGGTATACCAGGCGAGCTATGAAAAGGCATTTTATCGGACAAGTACAAACGAAGCGCCCTGGTACATTATTCCCGCAGATTATAAGTGGGTTGCACGCACCGTGGTTGCAGATCTGCTTGTCCGTACCATCAACCGTCTCGACCTTCGGTATCCCGAGACAACCAAAGAGCGTATGAGAGAACTTGAAGAAGCACTCATAAACCTTGAAAATGAGTGA
- a CDS encoding FprA family A-type flavoprotein has translation MKAKAEKIADGVYWVGTLDWDIRTYHGYTLDGTSYNAYLVFGEKTVLIDNVYPGQSQQMWGRIADACASEGRPEMIDIIIQNHAEKDHSGALPEIHKRFPDAPIYCTEVCQSGLLRHYSGLQDATFCHVKTGDTLDIGGKTLAFVQAPLLHWPDSMFTLFVEDGILFPNDAFAQHLCCTGRYDTDIPETVLMDAAQKFYANLIVPLTPLFLKKAEELTDLDLLSKVRMIAPSHGQIWTDPSRVINGYVGWATGQSMKKKVTIIYDTMHGSTAKLAQALAEGVMAGGADVKIFNLHNDERSEIVKHILESKAIMIGVPAINDMPYPSIGDLIYYLKGLHFDRTGERFAYTFGSMGGRGGAATFVARELADAGFTGTGTLEVRFVPDEGELDAAFEAGLEMAEKIA, from the coding sequence ATGAAAGCAAAAGCAGAGAAGATCGCAGATGGTGTCTACTGGGTAGGCACCCTTGACTGGGATATCCGAACCTATCATGGATATACCCTTGACGGAACCTCATACAATGCATACCTGGTCTTTGGAGAGAAGACGGTGTTGATTGACAACGTCTATCCTGGCCAGTCCCAGCAGATGTGGGGGCGGATTGCAGATGCCTGTGCCTCAGAAGGAAGGCCGGAGATGATAGACATTATCATCCAGAACCATGCGGAAAAAGACCATTCGGGAGCGCTTCCAGAGATCCATAAGAGATTCCCGGATGCACCAATTTACTGTACAGAGGTATGTCAGAGCGGTCTGCTCCGCCACTACAGCGGCCTGCAGGATGCAACCTTTTGCCATGTGAAGACCGGCGATACCCTTGATATCGGGGGCAAGACACTTGCATTTGTTCAGGCTCCGCTCCTCCACTGGCCTGATTCGATGTTTACGCTCTTTGTTGAAGATGGCATACTCTTCCCAAATGATGCATTTGCCCAGCACCTCTGTTGCACCGGACGGTATGACACAGACATTCCGGAGACAGTCCTGATGGATGCAGCACAGAAGTTTTATGCAAACCTGATCGTTCCCCTGACACCCCTCTTCCTGAAGAAAGCAGAGGAACTGACAGATCTTGACCTGCTGTCAAAGGTTAGGATGATAGCCCCTTCACACGGCCAGATCTGGACAGATCCATCGAGAGTAATCAATGGATATGTCGGCTGGGCAACCGGCCAATCCATGAAGAAGAAGGTAACAATCATCTATGATACGATGCATGGCTCAACTGCAAAACTTGCACAAGCCCTTGCAGAAGGCGTCATGGCAGGTGGAGCTGATGTCAAAATCTTTAACCTGCACAATGATGAGCGATCTGAGATCGTCAAGCACATCCTTGAGTCAAAAGCGATCATGATTGGTGTCCCGGCAATCAATGATATGCCCTATCCAAGTATCGGAGATCTCATCTACTATCTCAAAGGCCTCCATTTCGACAGGACCGGTGAGCGATTTGCATATACCTTCGGCTCAATGGGAGGACGTGGTGGAGCTGCCACCTTTGTTGCCCGGGAGCTGGCAGATGCAGGGTTTACCGGTACTGGAACACTTGAAGTCAGGTTTGTCCCTGATGAAGGCGAACTGGATGCTGCATTTGAAGCAGGACTTGAGATGGCAGAAAAGATTGCCTGA
- a CDS encoding dihydropteroate synthase-like protein — protein sequence MRILLVTGTQTEVMVREAAVESGHSCDVVVIGEVASFISPERLITLVNSQSYDFVIVSGMCTADFSSVEARTGVPVYLGPRHAADLAMILPGVGHIQLSRTIPADDLILRMKRDQAMESLALLEEEAEPDFFIRGLKVGGGSRMKVVAEIMDAHRHPDIRSAVGRFFASGADIVDLGFGFDATPDDCISTFAALEGIDRPLAADTQDPELIRAALPRADLILSLQEENIPLVGSAIADAGAAAVVVPGEAGLAANLDAARACGIECIIADPILPPAGSGLVRALAGFSTLQTDVPIFFGAGNVVELLDADSPGANALLAAMAAEVGASLIFTSEHSDKTKGAIQEMRKATMMMSLMQERPYPKDLGVDLFVIKEKRRRNEPPVTYTTLLENEDEDYPLVYDPMGNFRIGVADNQIIAERKGVAIRDIDAGRIFSAIERNGWVSRLDHAAYLGRELYKAELAIRFGRSFEQDGEF from the coding sequence ATGCGTATCCTGCTTGTTACCGGCACCCAGACTGAAGTGATGGTCAGGGAAGCTGCCGTTGAATCCGGCCATTCGTGCGATGTGGTTGTGATCGGAGAAGTGGCATCTTTTATATCTCCTGAGCGGCTCATCACGCTCGTCAATTCCCAATCATATGACTTTGTAATCGTATCCGGGATGTGCACAGCGGATTTCTCGTCTGTTGAAGCCAGAACAGGAGTTCCAGTCTATCTTGGACCACGGCATGCCGCTGATCTGGCAATGATTCTGCCGGGTGTCGGTCATATCCAGCTCTCAAGAACTATTCCTGCAGATGATCTCATTCTCCGGATGAAACGGGATCAGGCAATGGAGAGTCTTGCGTTACTTGAAGAGGAAGCAGAGCCGGACTTTTTCATCAGGGGACTGAAGGTAGGCGGCGGAAGCAGGATGAAAGTGGTCGCAGAGATCATGGATGCACACCGGCACCCCGATATCCGATCTGCTGTAGGCCGTTTCTTCGCATCCGGTGCCGATATCGTGGATCTCGGTTTTGGCTTTGATGCCACCCCTGATGATTGTATCTCCACGTTCGCAGCACTTGAGGGAATCGACCGGCCGCTTGCAGCAGATACACAGGACCCTGAGCTTATCAGGGCAGCGCTCCCGCGGGCTGATCTTATCCTCTCACTCCAGGAAGAGAACATTCCACTGGTTGGATCAGCAATTGCAGATGCGGGGGCTGCCGCAGTCGTTGTACCTGGCGAAGCAGGACTTGCTGCAAACCTGGATGCAGCACGAGCCTGCGGGATCGAGTGCATCATCGCAGATCCCATCCTCCCGCCAGCAGGATCCGGTCTTGTCAGGGCACTTGCAGGCTTTTCCACTCTTCAAACAGATGTGCCGATCTTCTTTGGCGCCGGAAATGTCGTTGAGCTTCTGGATGCCGACTCCCCGGGCGCAAATGCACTTCTTGCGGCTATGGCAGCCGAAGTTGGAGCTTCACTGATCTTTACAAGCGAACATTCAGACAAGACCAAAGGTGCAATCCAGGAGATGCGGAAGGCAACCATGATGATGAGCCTTATGCAGGAGCGGCCATACCCAAAAGACCTTGGAGTCGATCTCTTTGTCATTAAAGAGAAGCGAAGGCGAAACGAGCCACCAGTCACCTATACCACGCTCCTGGAGAATGAAGATGAAGATTATCCCCTGGTCTATGATCCAATGGGCAATTTCAGGATCGGGGTTGCAGACAACCAGATCATAGCTGAGCGAAAAGGTGTTGCCATCCGTGATATCGATGCAGGCAGGATTTTTTCTGCTATAGAGAGAAACGGCTGGGTATCACGCCTCGATCATGCGGCATACCTGGGCAGGGAACTCTATAAAGCCGAGCTTGCCATCAGGTTTGGACGGAGTTTTGAACAGGATGGCGAGTTTTAG
- a CDS encoding tetratricopeptide repeat protein has protein sequence DSDSIDEDLLIPETGFSSDESLFSHDGTSPPDETSPPDEDLLKTDHIPEDDFFMQAHDIIDQPDLSDEADLPHQEPWPDEVDEAVSADSDSIDEDLLIPETGFSSDESLFSHDEMSPPDDEDGVIQGLRQRGEQQLLEGRIPDALSSFEEALRLDPTDYTSCVGLAKTFLLLFRFDEAVAVLEELVGSGYDDPVLWELYGKGLEGLNRLDEALYAYNHLPDFPASSKGLLLSHLGMHDEAVAAFGSAGDPALLETPALVAFTNSLIALGHVDQALDIIGSLGGEVGDDTEILFLYAELLMMADRPEDALSVYDRAVSPDQPDGWAERGDLLSLLGRYEEAVSSYERFLHSHPDDSEVLYRYASALSDLGRYDEAIATYARGLRRAPDNPLLARGLASSLYQVGRLEDALTSCERWLDLNPDDPDAWYGHARLLVKMGKYQDAFSSVERAIRDKQNNAKAWYLRGVIQGRLGRYPNALTSAEKALALDTGYADAWILKGTVLHRLQRYKDALGSLDTAVELTPGDASAWYIRGTILGSMGRFDDALESFDRSLSINAGSAVVWNARALLLHQLGRFEEAVSSGREALEVDAGFSSAWQTQAQALLRLGRFDEALLALEHALDAQPDRHRLWYARGRALVELNQFDEALLSFEKAYDIQPDQAYLEEIRRCRQKRG, from the coding sequence GATTCAGATTCAATTGATGAAGACCTCCTGATACCTGAAACGGGGTTCTCGTCTGATGAATCTCTCTTTTCTCATGACGGAACGTCTCCTCCTGATGAAACGTCTCCTCCAGATGAGGATCTCCTAAAAACAGATCATATTCCAGAGGATGATTTTTTCATGCAGGCGCATGATATCATCGATCAGCCTGATCTCTCAGACGAAGCAGATCTCCCGCATCAGGAACCATGGCCGGATGAGGTGGATGAAGCTGTATCTGCAGATTCAGATTCAATTGATGAAGACCTCCTGATACCTGAAACGGGGTTCTCGTCTGACGAATCTCTCTTTTCTCATGACGAAATGTCTCCACCAGATGACGAGGATGGAGTTATACAAGGCCTCCGGCAAAGAGGTGAGCAACAGCTCCTGGAAGGCAGGATACCTGATGCTCTCTCCTCCTTTGAAGAGGCGCTCAGGCTTGACCCGACAGATTATACGTCTTGTGTTGGGCTTGCCAAAACATTCCTTCTCCTCTTTCGCTTTGATGAAGCAGTCGCTGTTCTTGAAGAGCTGGTTGGAAGCGGCTATGACGATCCCGTTCTCTGGGAGCTCTACGGCAAGGGACTGGAAGGGCTGAACCGGCTTGATGAGGCGCTGTATGCATACAATCATCTGCCTGACTTTCCTGCATCCAGCAAAGGATTGCTCCTCTCTCACCTGGGTATGCATGACGAAGCGGTTGCAGCATTTGGCTCAGCAGGGGATCCGGCTCTCCTGGAAACGCCTGCACTTGTTGCCTTTACAAACTCCCTGATCGCACTTGGACATGTAGACCAGGCCCTTGATATCATTGGATCCCTCGGGGGTGAGGTGGGTGATGATACCGAGATCCTCTTTTTATATGCTGAGCTGCTTATGATGGCTGATCGCCCCGAAGATGCACTTTCTGTCTATGACCGTGCCGTATCTCCAGATCAGCCTGATGGATGGGCTGAGAGGGGTGATCTTCTGTCTTTGCTTGGACGGTATGAAGAGGCAGTCTCATCCTATGAACGATTCCTTCACTCACATCCAGACGATTCCGAGGTATTATACAGGTATGCATCGGCACTATCAGATCTTGGGAGATATGATGAGGCAATAGCAACATATGCCCGTGGGCTGCGGCGTGCTCCCGATAATCCCCTGCTGGCACGAGGGCTTGCTTCATCACTGTATCAGGTTGGCAGGCTTGAGGATGCACTGACATCCTGTGAGCGCTGGCTTGATCTGAATCCGGATGACCCCGATGCATGGTATGGACATGCCCGGCTTCTGGTCAAGATGGGAAAATACCAGGATGCGTTTTCATCAGTTGAACGGGCTATCAGGGATAAGCAGAATAATGCAAAGGCATGGTATCTTCGTGGTGTCATTCAGGGCAGGCTTGGGCGATATCCAAATGCATTGACATCTGCTGAGAAGGCGCTTGCTTTGGATACCGGTTATGCAGATGCATGGATCCTCAAGGGAACAGTTCTCCATCGTCTTCAGCGATACAAGGATGCATTGGGCTCGCTTGATACTGCGGTGGAACTGACACCCGGTGATGCGAGCGCCTGGTATATCCGTGGCACTATACTTGGCAGCATGGGCCGTTTTGACGATGCACTCGAATCATTTGACAGGTCCTTATCCATCAATGCCGGGAGTGCTGTTGTCTGGAATGCACGTGCCCTCCTGCTTCACCAGCTTGGCCGTTTTGAAGAGGCTGTCTCTTCAGGCAGGGAGGCTCTCGAGGTTGATGCAGGGTTTTCTTCTGCCTGGCAGACGCAGGCACAGGCACTTCTGCGGCTCGGGCGTTTTGATGAGGCGCTTCTTGCGCTTGAACATGCCCTTGATGCCCAGCCTGACAGGCACAGGCTCTGGTATGCGAGGGGCAGGGCTCTTGTGGAACTCAACCAGTTTGACGAGGCACTTCTCTCATTTGAGAAAGCATATGATATACAGCCGGATCAGGCATATCTTGAAGAGATACGGAGATGCAGGCAGAAAAGAGGGTGA